In the genome of Candidatus Pristimantibacillus lignocellulolyticus, the window GTATGATAACGCGCTGGTGTAAGAAGGAGAATGAAAAAATGAAGGTAATACTGTCTGGATTACAATGGATGATTTTCATGATTGCCGGTGCTATTGCTGCACCAATTGCCATTGCAGATTTATATAACTTAACACCAATTGAGACATCAGAACTCATTCAGAGCACAATAATTGTATTAGGGATTGCTGGATTTTTACAAGGTCTGTTGGGCCATAAATTTCCTATTCATGAAGGACCTGCAGGGTTATGGTGGAGTATTTTCACGATATACGCAAGTTTAGTGGGGGTATTGTATTCTTCTAATATAGCTGCCTTACAAGCTTTAAGTGGAGGAATGATTATAAGTGGAGGGTTATTTGTCCTTATTTCGGTATTTAAGCTTATGGATAAAATAGCCCGTCTATTTACACCGACAATCACTTTTATATATCTATTCTTATTGATTTTTCAATTAAGTGGTTCGTTTATGAAAGGAATGATGGGGATCACATCCAGCCATACGTTATTAGATGTTAACGTGCTCTTGCTAAGTGTGATTGTGATTTGCATTACCTTTTGGTTAGGAAACTGCCGATTGGCATTGCTGCGCCAATTTTCTGTCATAGTTAGTATATTGATCGGTTGGCTATTGTTTATGATTTGCGGTAAGGTGCCAGTAATAGTACAGGCAGATGCATTAATTAAGTTGCCGAACATCTTCCCGTTTGGGTGGCCGCAATTTGACGGCGGGACGATGACTACAGCGTTCTTGTTAACCCTGTTATTAATCACGAATGCGATTGCATCAATTCGATTGATGGAGACCGTTATGAAGCACAAGCCAATGGATCATAACCGTTATTTGCGTGCCGGATTTGTCTCAGGAATTACACATATTATTAGCGGTTGTTTAGGGGCGATCGGCTCCGTGCCTATTTCGGGGGCCGCGGGATATGTTGAACAGACAGGGACAAGGGAGCGTAGATCATTTTTAATTGGGTGTAGCCTTGTGGTCTTCATTTCCTTGTTTCCGCCAATAATGAACGTTATTTCAGCCATTCCCGCACCTATAGGCTATGCTGTTACATTCGTTATTTTTGTAAAAATGGTTGGATTAGCCTTGATGGAGTTGAAGAAGGTTTTTCATGAGAAGCGAACGTTTATCATTAGTGGGGTTTCTCTTATCTTTGGTGTCGGTCTCATGTTTGTTCCTTCATCAGCGACGAGTCACATGTCTCCGGTCTTGATAGCCATTTTGAATAACGGCCTAATTAGCGGAAGTTTATTAGCAATTATTTTGGAACAAGGATGGATATGGAAAGACAGATTTAATGCTAAGAATTCTAAGAAAATTAATCCTTAATTTGGATGGAGTCTCCTACGGGAATAAGTTTTAATGTCAAAGACACAGGATGCCCAACTCACATTAGGTGAGAGGGTATTCTGTTTTTTTGTGTTAAAAGGTGTATTTAGAATATAGTGTTCACCAATCCATGGTTTAATACAAGATAGTCTACGAGAAATAGGCTGAATAGGTGTATACTACAGAAATAGTTTATAAGGTAGGTGAAAGTGAATGGATAAGGAATTTACATTAGCTAGCCAGCTATTAATATTGCTAGATACAGAACGAAGATGGTTTACCTTGGCTGAAATAGAGAAAAGCTTAGGGATTTCCTATAAAACAATTCGCAAAATGGTTGAGGACATTAGCGAGCAACTACCATCCGCTGTTACCATTGAGGTTTCCAGAGGAAAGGGAATATTTCTTCAACGTGAACGAAGTAAGGCGATTCAAGAAGTGATTTCTACGATGTTCAGACAAACGGTCTTTTACCGTCTAATGAATATATTATTTACGAGTGTAAGTAACCTCTCCATGGAGGAGCTTGCTGCGGTTATGTTTATGAGTACCTCATCTTTGAAAAAGCTGATTGTGCAATTAAATAATCACGATCTTAAGCCGTATAAGCTACGCATAACATATTCCACTCCCACGATTAAAGGGAATGAAATGAACATAAGAAATTTTTATTGGAAACTATATTGTAATGCTTACGAGTTCACAGGGTGGCCATTTGAAAATATAAACTTTGAAGATGCTAATCAGTTAATTACGAATATAGAGCAAGAGAAGAATATTGTATATTTTATAAATTCAAAAAGGAAGTTATCATTTTTGCTGGCGATTGTTATCGCAAGAGTTACGAAAGGGAAATATGTCAAGATTGATGAGTTTGGTTACCCATGGGAAAAGGGAATATTTTATTTGCCCGTGAAAACCTTAGCGAAGGAACTTGAAGAAAAGTACGTTATTCAATTCCCTAATAGTGAAATATTTTTCATACAATCGCAAGTTAGCCTCAGCCAATACCACTATTATGAAGGATCAGACATAACACCAGTGAAAGAAGTCAAACTGCACGAAGATAAAGAAGAATATCAAATGGGCAATCTGCTTATATCGTTATTGATCAAGGCATACCCCGCATTGGATAAGGAAGAACGATTTATATTGGAGATATACGGATTTTTTGACAGGCTATTAATTGATAATGCTATTCCCGATTGGATGACAATATCCAAAAGTCATTTAACGTCATATGTTCAAAAAGAGTGTCAACACATGATTCAGGAATTGCAACTCTGTATGCAAACGTGGAATAAAACCTATCCATCCATTTCGTATAATGATTTTCATATAACTAAGTTGACTTTAATTGTCCGTTCAAGTTTACGCTATCAAACGAAGAGGGCTTTCTTAGTAGTGGGGGAGGAGTTTTCCATTCGTCATTACATCGCAGATTTGATTAAGAAGGAGATAGGTGATCAGTTAATCATAAATACTTCCATTATGAAAGGGCTAACTGACGAAATTATGCAAGAAAATCAAATTGATCTTGTGATTAGTAATATCCCGGTTGCATTAAAGCAGGTGCCTGTTGTGATGATTTCTACAATTCCATCTCCAAGAGATCTAGATAATATCCGCAAAGCGTTAGTCGAATTATAAGCTTATATGTAGAATTATTATCATTTGGTCAAATTTTTCCCATACTCAATATAGGTTTTTGACCTAGTTTATTAGAGTGTAAAACCTTATGCTAAGTTTAGTTTCGAAACTATTCTTTGTTGGCGAGTGGAAGTGATTTCAGCAAGCCTATTAAACAATATAAGGTTGGAGGACAAGGCATGAGCAGGCATTTAAGTGCACAAAAGGGAGAAATAGCGGAACGTGTATTACTTCCTGGAGATCCTTTACGTGCAAAGTTTGTAGCAGAACATTTTTTAGATGAGGCCTATTGTTATAACGAAGTAAGGGGCATGTATGGCTACACGGGATTATACAAAGGCATACCGGTATCAGTTCAGGGAACAGGGATGGGAAATCCATCGATGAGTATCTATGGAACGGAATTGGTTGTTGATTATGATGTGAAGAAATTGATACGTATCGGTACATGCGGTGCAATGCAGGAGGAAATAAAAATTCGTGATATTATAATGGCCCAGGCTGTGTCTTCTGATAGTAATTTGACGGAGAAGGTCTTCCATGGCTGTAATTATGCACCTACAGCAGATTTTACATTGTTAATGAAAGCGTTTCATCAGGCACAAGATAAAAATGTAAATGTCTTTGTTGGTAACATTTATAATTCGGATGAATTTTATCGTGAGACTTTAGAACGACTGAATAAATTTATGGAATTTGGTGTATTGGGCGTAGAGATGGAAAGTACAGCCCTATATACGTTAGCCGCTAAATATGGTGTGAAGGCACTTACCATTTTGACAGTGGGCAGTCAATTGTTAAGACAGGAATTCTTAACCCATAAAGAAAGTGAACAATCTTTTTATGAAATGGTTGAAATTGCACTGAACACTATCATTGATTAGTTAGAGGGCCGAATAAGGAAGAAAATTGAGGGGAGTCATGTAAAATGAAAAAAAGTATAAAAGGTAAGTTTGGCGTAGTACTGTTAGCTTTTGCAATTATTCTAGGGGGCTGCGGTGTAGCTAATACTGGCTCAAAGGGCGAATCAACGAACAAGGATAAACTTTCAGTAGGCTATTATGTAAACGGTAACTTGGGTGACAGTGGGTTCTTCGATTCTGCTAATGCAGGCCTTGAGAAGGCAACGAAAGAGCTAGGTATTGAATTCAAGGCTGTACAAGGCGGAGGGAACCAATCTGACTGGCCTATCGGATTTGAGTCCATGGTTTCAAGCGGCAAATATGAGCTAATCGTTGTTGGTACAAGCCAAATGAAAGAAATTGCAATAGATCTTGCAAATCGTTATCCAGATCAGAAGTTCATTTACTTCGATGAAACAATTGTGGATGTACCTAACATCTACTCTGTAAAATACAACCAACGTGAGGGTTCTTTCCTCGCAGGTGCATTCGCAGCACTCGTTACGAACAGTAATGAGCTCGAAAATGCAAACCCGGAAAAGGTAGTAGGTTTCCTTGGCGGTATGGATATTCCAATTATCAAAGATTTCAAATCAGGTTATGAGCAGGGTGTAGCATATGTTGATCCTGAAGTGAAGGTAATTACTTCTTTCGTGGGTGACTTTATTAATGCTCCAAAAGGTAAAGAGCTAAGTATGGCTCAATATAATTCACAACAGGTTGATATTCTATATTCGGTTGCAGGTCCGTCAGGAATCGGAGCTCTAGAAGCTGCTAAAGAAGTAAATAAATATGCAATTGGTGTGAACAGCAACCAGAACAACGTACAACCAGGCAACGTGCTAACATCTATGCTTAAAAATGTAGATAGCTCAATCTTCCGTGCGATTGATTTATATAAGCAAGAAAAGCTTCCATTTGGAACAAATGAATCCCTGGGCTTTAATGAGGATGGGGTAGGTCTTGCAAAAGACGATCTTTACAATCAATATGTACCGCAAACAATCCGCGATCAAGTAGATGAAATTCAAGCGAAGCTGGTTAGCGGTGAAATCAAAGTACAATAGGAGGTTCACGATGGCAGACCTGCTGGAAATGCGCAATATCCATAAAGTATACCCGAACGGTACAAAAGCCAATAAAGGTGTGTCCTTCTCCGTACGCCAAGGCGAAATTCATGCCTTGGTTGGCGAGAATGGCGCAGGCAAATCAACACTGATGAAAATTTTATTCGGTTTGGAAGCGCCTACAGAAGGAGATATTTTGTATCAGGGTGAGAAGATTACACTGAAAAGCCCAAAGGATGCAATAAAATATGAAATTGGTATGGTTCATCAGCATTTTATGCTGGTACCTTCTTTCACTGTAGCAGAGAACATTGTGCTTGGCATTGAACCTCGTAGAGGTGTAATGTCGGACCGAGGGAAGGCCGTAGCTGAAACCGAGCGACTCATTCAACAATTCGGACTCAAAGTAGATCCAATTGCTAAGGTGGAGAATATTTCAGTAGGACTGAAGCAACGTGTCGAAATTTTAAAAGTATTGTATCGTGGAGCTCGGCTTATCATTCTTGATGAGCCGACCGCGGTTCTTACGCCGCAAGAAACAGATGAATTGTTCCAGTCACTTAAGAAGCTTGTTCAAGAGGGTTATACCATTATTTTTATTACGCATAAGCTTAATGAAGTTATGGGTATTTCCGATCGAATTACGGTTCTGAAATCAGGTAAAACTATTGCAACACTAAATACATCTGAAACGAATAAGGAAGAAATTTCGAGATTGATGGTCGGTCGTGACGTTCTGTTACGTGTTCAAAAAGAGCCAGCTAATCCAAAGGAAAAGGTTTTAGTTTTTGATCAAGTAAGCTGTTTATCGGATACAGGAAGCCAAGTGCTTAAGGATGTGTCATTCCAGATTCGAGCGGGTGAAATCTTTGGGATTGCCGGTGTTGAAGGGAATGGGCAGACGGAGCTGATTGAGGTTATTACTGGTTTTAGAAAAAACTCAAAAGGTAAGATAACTTTCTTGAATCATAATTTGGCGGATCATACGATTCGTGAAATTCGTAATATAGGTATAGGGCATATTGCAGAAGACCGCCAAACACGTGGCGCTTGCTTAACCTCCTCGATTAAGGAAAACTTGATTCTTGACTTGTATCGTGATCCTGCATTTCGTAAAGGACCGTTCCTGGATCAAAGGAAAATCCGCGAGCATGCTCAGCGACTCATTCAGGAATTTAACATTTTGACGCAAAGTGAAGAGACATTAGCGGGTTCACTATCTGGTGGAAATATTCAAAAGATTGTTGTTGCTCGTGAAATTTCAAAAAATCCGAAGTTACTAATTGCTGCCCAGCCTACTCGTGGTGTAGATATTGGCTCCATTGAGTTCATTCATAAAGAAATTGTTAAGAAACGTGATGAGGGAACAGCCGTGCTACTTGTATCTGCTGAGCTAACTGAAGTAATGAGTCTGAGCGATAGAATTGGCGTTATCTATAATGGAGAACTAGCCGTTATTTTGGAAAATTCCGATGATTTGACGGAAGAAGAGCTTGGATTCTATATGCTAGGTATTAAAAAACAAGAAGTGAGGGTGAACGCCACATGAAACAGAGAAATGCAATCTACCTTGATCTGCTAGGTATACTTCTGGCAATTGGGGCTGCCCTGTTCATTGGAATTATCGTAATTTTAGCTATAAGCAATGAGCCGGTAGCGGCATTACGATCATTGTTTATTGACCCTTTTACAAGCTTGTTCAGCTTTGGTTCTGTACTGAATCGTATGGTGCCACTCGTATTTACTGGGCTCGCGATTGTAGTCGTATTCCAAAGCGGAGTATTCAGTATGGGGGCCGAAGGTCAGCTGTATATGGGGGCATTAACAGGTGCACTGGCAGCAGTATATATTCCTGGGTTATCTCCATGGATTCACATTCCATTAGTTATTATCGCTTCAATCATCGGCGGAGGATTGTTTGGATTTATTCCGGGTTTTCTTAAAGCCGTATTTAAAGCCGATGAAATTGTATCCACGCTAATGTTTAATTTTATTGCAGTGCTATTCGTTTCTTTTTTGTTGAACTATGTTCTTAAGGATCCTAATAGTGGTGGTTTTGCTCGATTGCCTTATGTCCAAGGCAGTGCTAAGCTAGGTCAAATTATTCCAGGTATGCCGACGCATGCAGGCTTCTTGATTGCAATCGTAGCATCTATCGTTGTGTATTTTCTAATGTATAAGACGAAAATGGGATATGAGCTGCGTACAGTCGGTAAAAACCCTTTATTCGCTGAATATGGTGGTATTGCAACGAAAAAGGTTATTATGTTGAGTATTGCGATCAGCGGGGCGCTTGCTGGTTTGGGTGGAGCCGTTGAAGTAACGGGTATGCATGGCACGCTTAAAGAAGGCTTCTCTGTAGGTCTTGGCTTTGACGGTATTATTGTCTGCTTGCTTGCACGTAACCATCCGATTGGTGTATTGTTGTCTGCATTCTTCTATGCGTATTTACAGGTTGGCGGACAAGCGATGCAGGCCAACAGCGACGTCCCGCGTGATATTGCTATTATTATTCAGGCATTGCTAGTTCTATTTATTTCTTCACAAGCAATCTTTGCTTATTTGAAGCAAAGAAAATTACGTTCCGCGCAAGGAGGTGCTCCAGTTGCTAAGTAATATTTGGGATCAGACAGCAAATCTAACGCTGATTGTTATACTACTTCGTACACTGCCGCCAATTTTACTAGGAGCCTTGGGCGGACTCATGACAGACAGGGCAGGCGTTATCAACATCGGTATTGAAGGTTTGATGCTCGTATCGGCCTTTGTGTCAATTGCAGTTGGTTCAGCCACAGGCAATTGGTTCCTTGGAGTCGCAGGCGGCACAATGGCATCTATGCTGGTCAGTTACGGAATGGCCTTCTTCTCCTTAAAGATGAAGGTAGACATTATTATTGCCGGATTTGTTGTCAACATTTTTGGTGCCGGGATTACCGTCGTGCTCATGAGTATCTTTTATAATTCACATGGTAGCTATATGCCCTCTGTTCCAGTGAAGATACCGAATGTTGTAATTCCATTTCTGGAAAACATCCCGGTCATTGGCAAACTACTAAGTGGTCATAATCTTATGGTTTGGATTTCTTTTCTAGCTGTTGTTTTTTGTTTCTTCTTGTTGTATCGAACTCCTTATGGTGCACATTTACGAGCAACAGGCGAAGAGCCAAGCGCAGCGCGTTCGCTTGGAATCAATGTTAACCGCATTCAATATTCTGCAATCATTTGGAGCGGCTTCTTCTCTGGTCTTGCTGGCGCATACTTATCCATGGGTATGACAAGCATGTTCGTCAGAGATATGACAGCAGGCACAGGCTTTCTTGCTTTGGCAGTCGTTATTTTTGGTAATCGTCATCCGTTTGGCATATTGGCGGGCTCAAGTGTATTTGCGCTTGCGAGTGCTTTGACGATGATCATTGAGACAACACCAGGCAATGTTATACCAACCCAATTTATTAAAATGGTTCCCTATGTAGTTACAATCGTTGCGTTAGTTATTTACGCAATTAGAAAGAATAGAAAGGCAACGTTAGCATCCTAATTCTTTGGAGGTCATGCATATGTCAGCAGTACACAAAATGATTATCGACGCGGACACAGGCATCGACGACTCAATTGCAATCTTACATGCTTTGAAAGCAAAGGATGTAAGATTGGAAGGGATTACCACGGTATTCGGTAATTCGAGTGTAGATCAAGCTACAGAGAATACGATTCGTCTGATTCAACTTGCCCAGCCAGGTTATGAGGTTCCGGTTGCTAAAGGCGCTGCCAAGCCATTAGTACGCGAATGGGCGGGGCCGGTGGTTCATGTCCATGGTAATAATGGAATCGGTAATGTCGAGCTGCCGCCATCAGGGCAGCAACCGATTGCAGAATCTGCCGCACAATTTATCGTTCGTAAAGCAAATGAAATGCCAGGTGAAATCACATTGGTGACACTAGGACGCTTAACCAATGTAGCACTAGCGTTAGAGCTTGATCCTGATCTCCCTCAGAAGCTAAAGCATGTTGTCACAATGGGCGGTACCGTATTTGCTCCAGGTAATGTTACCCCTGTCGTCGAAGCAAATTTGCGAGGGGATCCGGAAGCGATTGACCGTGTTATTCGTTCTGGTATATCCATGACACTTGTTGGGCTAGATGTAACGATGAAAGCGAAGCTGAATAAGCAGCATTTGGAAAATCTTGCACAGGTGTGCCGTTCTGAAAACACTGCAATTGTGCAATATATGCAAGATGTGATTCAATATTATTTTAGCTACTATAGTCTTGAATGTAATTTAACGGACACTTGTCCGCTTCATGACCCATTGGCCATTCTCGTTGCTCGCATTCCTGAAATCGCAAGGATGCAGCAAATGAAAGTGCAAATTGAATGTGAGGGAACAATTACGGCAGGAGCTGTAATTGCTGATTTGCGGACAAATCCGAGTAATGGAGACGACATTATGGTATGTTTGGATGTCAATCCAGAACAGGTTGTTAATGAATTGCTTTCTGTGTTTTAGTAAAATATCATTGAACTGGAAATGGAGTTGTCCCCAAACGTTTAGAAATTTGCGGGATAACTCTTTTTTCTGTAAGGAGGAGTATTAACATGAAACAAACACCTCGGTTTAAGCGAATTTTCGTCATCGTTATGGATTCTGTAGGCATTGGTGAGGCTCCAGATGCTGAGAAGTTTGGTGATATAGGATCACATACATTAAGGCATATTGCAGAAAGCATGAAGGGGTTACATGTTCCTGTTTTATCTAAGTTAGGGTTAAGCCATATTGAGCAAATACCCGGAGTACCCAAAGTAGCGCATCCTTTAGCTTATTTCACCAAAATGCAAGAGGCTTCAAATGGGAAGGATACCATGACAGGCCACTGGGAGATTATGGGCTTAAGAATTGATGTTCCTTTCAGAGTGTTCCCTGATGGATTTCCATATGAATTAATTAACGAATTAGAACAAAGAACGGGACGAAAGGTAATTGGGAATAAGCCAGCTAGTGGTACAGCTATTCTTGAGGAACTTGGACAAGAGCATTTGAATACTGGAGCACTTATTGTCTATACTTCAGCAGATTCAGTGATTCAGATTGCTGCTCATGAAGAAGTTGTACCTTTGGAAGAGCTGTATCAAATCTGTGAAATTGCTAGAGAAATTACGTTGCGTGAAGAATATATGTTAGGAAGAGTGATCGCTAGACCATTTCTCGGACAGTCTGAGAATTTCAAGAGAACATCGAATCGACATGATTATGCCTTGAAGCCATATGGAAGAACCGTGATGAATGAGCTTAAGGATGCGGGGTTCGATGTACTAGCGATTGGCAAGATTTCAGATATATATGATGGTGAAGGTGTCACCCAGTCTTTGCGCACAGTGTCTAACATGGATGGCATGGATAAACTAATGGAGACAATTCATACTGATTTTACGGGACTTAGTTTCTTGAATCTTGTTGATTTTGATGCACTATATGGACATCGTAGAGATCCGATCGGGTATGGGAAAGCGCTAGAAGAATTCGATAAACGCTTAAACGAAGTTCTCACGGAGTTGAGTGAAGATGATCTTCTTGTAATTACGGCAGACCATGGCAATGATCCCATTCATATGGGTACAGATCATACCCGTGAATATGTTCCTTTACTTATCTACAGCAAGAGTTTCACCGGACAAAGTGAACTACCAGTAAGTAAGACATTTTCAGATATTGGAGCAACGGTTGCTGATAACTTTAATGTAACATCTCCACAATTTGGACATAGCCTATTACAGAAGCTTAAATAAATATAATATAAATAGAAACAGGATATCTCACTTGTATGTGGTGAATATCCTGTTTTTCTGTAAAATAGAACTATATCATAATTATATTAGGAGAAATTAGCTATGAGCAAAAAAATAGAATATAGAAAAGATTTTAAGCACATATACCTGCCAACAACTAACCCCGTTATTATTGATATGAATACGATACCTTATGTAATGGTAAGTGGCTCAGGCGATCCAAACGGTGAAGAGTTCTCCCTTGCGACAGAAGCACTATATCGCTTAAGTTATGCGGTGAAAATGTCTTATAAAAGTGATAACGTACCTGTCGGTTACTATGAATATACAGTTTTCCCGCTTGAGGGAGTTTGGGACTTAGTCGATAAGTCAAAACCGGCAACAGATAAGAGTAATTTAAAATACACGATTATGATACGCCAACCAGACTTTCTGACAGATGAATTATTCATAAAATTTGTTGAGCAGGTTAAAAAGAAAAAGCCAAATACATACCTTGAGAAGTTAGTATTTGGTGAAATGCAGGATGGTTTAAGCTGCCAAGTAATGCACATTGGAAGTTATGATAATGAACCGGAAAGCTTTGCTAAGATGGAAGCATATTGTCAGGAAAATGGATATTTACGTTCAGCTAAAACTCACCGGGAAATTTATCTTTCCGATCCACGCAAGACTGAAATGCAGAAATTGAAAACTGTTTTAAGATTTTCTATAGAAATGCGCTAGGAGGATCTCGAATTTCTTGACACGCACTACTTCTTTAAAGTAGGTATTGAAACTTCATATATAGATGAAAGGCATCATAATCTGATGCTAAATCCATTAAGAATTCATTAAGATTTAACGAGCTAAATAATGGTAATATAATCAAGGGTGTACTAAATAAATCTAGAAGGTAGGTTGAGTAATAGTTATGAAAAAGATATCATTTATTAGTTCTATTTTATTGGTTATTTGTTTAATAATCTCGATGTCATTTGGCGGTAATATAATTACCGCAAAAACGTCAGCTGATTTCACAGACCTTAAAGATTTGGATGCAGCGACGAAGGCTAAGTTTGATGCATTATTTGCTGCAGGCGTTTTTGACGGTGTATCTGATACCACTTTCGGATTGAAAGAAGAAATGAATCGTGCCCAATTTGCGAAAGTAGCAGCGTTAATTACCGGTATTCAGGTTAAACCAGATCTCAAGACATCATCCTTCTCAGACGTAAGTGCAGACGATCCCGGTTACGGATATGCGTTACCATATATTGAAGCGATAAAGGCAGCAGGAATAACGGATGGCGTGGGAGAGGGTAGATTCGACCCTGCGGGTCAAGTGACCAAAGAGCAATTAGCTACATTTCTAGTTAAGATATTAGGTAAGGGAGACGAAGCAAAGGATGCCACAGGTAATATTCCGACCGTTTCAGATTGGGCTCAAGGGTACGTTGCTACGGCTCTCAACCTTGGATTAGTTACTCAGGTTCCTGGTGGTACGTTCGATGGAGGAACACCAGCAGACCGAGGAACTCTAGCTGGTGGTGCCTTCGAAACCGCTAAAAAGATTGAAGAGATTAAACCTCCGAATTTTACTGGAGTAAAATTTGAATCAGGAAGTGTTTTACATTTGGAGTTATCAGCAAAGGTCGATCCAAAGTCTATTGACCTATCTAAGCTAAAAATTGGTGGTATACCGTTTGATCCAACATTAGACAGCTTCAAGCTGTCCGACAATCTGAAGACGATTATTATTAAGTTGCATAATACTTTACCATTCGCTCCGGGCAACATGCCGTTAGTTGATATTAGTGAAGTTTTTCTGAAGACTCTATATGGCACTTCGGTGAAGAATGAGAATCCAAACCCAGGTCCAAGTCCAAGTCCGATCCCAAGCTGGACCCCAAGCCCGTATCCAACGGAAAATCCGTATCCAACGGAAAATCCGAATCCAACGGAAAATCCGAATCCAACGGAAAATCCGAATCCAACGGAGAATCCGAATCCAACGGAGAATCCGAATCCAACGGAGAATCCGAATCCAACGGAAAATCCGAATCCAACGGAGAATCCGAATCCGACAGAGAATCCGAATCCAACGGAAAATCCGAATCCAAACGAAATTCCATATCCTACTGAAGGTCCGAATCTGGACTAAAATCACGAATGACAAAGTGAGTAGTACGGTGGTTGTTATGCAAATAAAAAGGTATGAAG includes:
- the deoB gene encoding phosphopentomutase; amino-acid sequence: MKQTPRFKRIFVIVMDSVGIGEAPDAEKFGDIGSHTLRHIAESMKGLHVPVLSKLGLSHIEQIPGVPKVAHPLAYFTKMQEASNGKDTMTGHWEIMGLRIDVPFRVFPDGFPYELINELEQRTGRKVIGNKPASGTAILEELGQEHLNTGALIVYTSADSVIQIAAHEEVVPLEELYQICEIAREITLREEYMLGRVIARPFLGQSENFKRTSNRHDYALKPYGRTVMNELKDAGFDVLAIGKISDIYDGEGVTQSLRTVSNMDGMDKLMETIHTDFTGLSFLNLVDFDALYGHRRDPIGYGKALEEFDKRLNEVLTELSEDDLLVITADHGNDPIHMGTDHTREYVPLLIYSKSFTGQSELPVSKTFSDIGATVADNFNVTSPQFGHSLLQKLK
- a CDS encoding S-layer homology domain-containing protein — protein: MKKISFISSILLVICLIISMSFGGNIITAKTSADFTDLKDLDAATKAKFDALFAAGVFDGVSDTTFGLKEEMNRAQFAKVAALITGIQVKPDLKTSSFSDVSADDPGYGYALPYIEAIKAAGITDGVGEGRFDPAGQVTKEQLATFLVKILGKGDEAKDATGNIPTVSDWAQGYVATALNLGLVTQVPGGTFDGGTPADRGTLAGGAFETAKKIEEIKPPNFTGVKFESGSVLHLELSAKVDPKSIDLSKLKIGGIPFDPTLDSFKLSDNLKTIIIKLHNTLPFAPGNMPLVDISEVFLKTLYGTSVKNENPNPGPSPSPIPSWTPSPYPTENPYPTENPNPTENPNPTENPNPTENPNPTENPNPTENPNPTENPNPTENPNPTENPNPTENPNPNEIPYPTEGPNLD
- a CDS encoding GyrI-like domain-containing protein — translated: MSKKIEYRKDFKHIYLPTTNPVIIDMNTIPYVMVSGSGDPNGEEFSLATEALYRLSYAVKMSYKSDNVPVGYYEYTVFPLEGVWDLVDKSKPATDKSNLKYTIMIRQPDFLTDELFIKFVEQVKKKKPNTYLEKLVFGEMQDGLSCQVMHIGSYDNEPESFAKMEAYCQENGYLRSAKTHREIYLSDPRKTEMQKLKTVLRFSIEMR
- a CDS encoding nucleoside hydrolase → MSAVHKMIIDADTGIDDSIAILHALKAKDVRLEGITTVFGNSSVDQATENTIRLIQLAQPGYEVPVAKGAAKPLVREWAGPVVHVHGNNGIGNVELPPSGQQPIAESAAQFIVRKANEMPGEITLVTLGRLTNVALALELDPDLPQKLKHVVTMGGTVFAPGNVTPVVEANLRGDPEAIDRVIRSGISMTLVGLDVTMKAKLNKQHLENLAQVCRSENTAIVQYMQDVIQYYFSYYSLECNLTDTCPLHDPLAILVARIPEIARMQQMKVQIECEGTITAGAVIADLRTNPSNGDDIMVCLDVNPEQVVNELLSVF